Sequence from the [Bacteroides] pectinophilus genome:
TCGTACTTCACTTCACCGCGCTTAATTGCATCAAGCAACTGTCTTGTATTGCCAAGGCCGTGGACCGTTGCTGTTCTTATCTCATTGCCGCCGACATTGAATGCTGCCTCTTTCCACGGGTTCATTCCTCTCACTGCACTGAATGCATCAGCATCAGGATTCTTACCTGTTACAAGATAGAACGCTGAACGGAGCGCTGCCTCCATAACACCGCCTGTCGCGCCGAATATTACGCCGGCACCGCTGTATGTTCCGAGTGGTGAATCGAAGTCCTCCTCCGGAAGGGCTTCGGGAATTATTGCCTCTCCTCTTACAAGCCTTGCAAATTCTCTTGTTGTAAGCACATAATCAACATCCTGTCCGTATCCTGCAGAACTCATATTATCATATGCCGCTTCCGCTTTCTTGGCTGTACAAGGCATAATAGAGACTGAACATATTCTTGACGGATCTATATCCGCTTTCTTGGCAAAATATGACTTAACAACTGCGCCGAACATCTGCTGCGGTGACTTGGCTGTTGACAGATTATCCACGAATTCAGGATACTGTGACTTAACAAATCTCACCCAGCCCGGGCAGCACGATGTAAACATTGGAAGTCTGCTCTTGTCAGGATTCTTAAGCCTTTCTATAAATTCATTTCCCTCTTCCATTATCGTAAGATCCGCTGAAAAATTGGTATCGAATACATAATCAAAGCCTATATGTCTGAGCACCGACGCAAGTCTCTTCTCTGTAGCCACATCCCCCGGCATGCCGAGATCCTCGCCCCATGCCGTTCTGACGGCAGGTGCCACCTGAACCACAGTTATCGTCTCCGGGTCATTAAGAGCCGCAAGTACCTTGCCGATATCATCCTTTTCTCTTAGCGCTCCTACAGGGCAATGTGTCACACACTGTCCACAGGCTGCACAGTCCGCATGTTCAATCTTACGGCCGTTAGCCACATCCACAGTTGTTCTGCTGCCTGTATTAACTACATCCCATACATGAAGCGTCTGTATCTTTTCACATACCTGAATACAGCGCATGCACTTAATACATTTGGCATTATCGCGGATAATAGGGAATTCAGGATTCCAATCATTATGCTCTATTCTTCCATTATACGGATTCTCTATACATCCCAGATCATTAGCAATCTTCTGAAGCTCACAG
This genomic interval carries:
- a CDS encoding NADH-dependent [FeFe] hydrogenase, group A6 codes for the protein MVNLTINNRPVSVPEGTTILDAAAGIGIMIPHLCYLRDINEIAACRVCQVELQGKEKLITACNNKVEEGMVIFTNSPKVRETRKTIVRLILSQHDCRCAICVRSGNCELQKIANDLGCIENPYNGRIEHNDWNPEFPIIRDNAKCIKCMRCIQVCEKIQTLHVWDVVNTGSRTTVDVANGRKIEHADCAACGQCVTHCPVGALREKDDIGKVLAALNDPETITVVQVAPAVRTAWGEDLGMPGDVATEKRLASVLRHIGFDYVFDTNFSADLTIMEEGNEFIERLKNPDKSRLPMFTSCCPGWVRFVKSQYPEFVDNLSTAKSPQQMFGAVVKSYFAKKADIDPSRICSVSIMPCTAKKAEAAYDNMSSAGYGQDVDYVLTTREFARLVRGEAIIPEALPEEDFDSPLGTYSGAGVIFGATGGVMEAALRSAFYLVTGKNPDADAFSAVRGMNPWKEAAFNVGGNEIRTATVHGLGNTRQLLDAIKRGEVKYDFVEVMACPGGCVGGGGQPIRDGQELAKDRAPILYSLDRSKNIRFSHENPDVLKMYEEFFEKPNSPVAHKLLHTDHHAWDM